From the genome of Paraburkholderia flava, one region includes:
- a CDS encoding glutathione S-transferase family protein: MLTIWGRRSSFNVQKVLWLAGELGLVHRHIPAGGEFGSCDTPEFATLNPACRIPVVDLDGQIVWESHSILRFLAARIPGHTLWSDDPFTRSCAERWMDWSQGTLEPDLMTGLFWALVRTPEAQRDWALVRDKAARSWRHLGVLDRVLATQPFLGGATFGLGDIPAGATLYRYFTLDIERPLLPNVEAWYRRLQERPAYREHVMVSYEALRGQPG, encoded by the coding sequence ATGCTGACCATCTGGGGACGCCGCAGCTCGTTCAACGTACAGAAAGTGCTGTGGCTCGCCGGCGAACTCGGGCTCGTGCATCGGCATATTCCAGCCGGCGGCGAATTCGGCAGCTGCGATACCCCTGAGTTCGCCACGTTGAATCCCGCGTGCCGCATTCCGGTCGTCGACCTCGATGGACAGATCGTGTGGGAATCGCATTCGATCCTGCGCTTTCTCGCCGCGCGCATACCCGGTCACACGCTGTGGTCCGACGATCCGTTCACGCGTTCGTGCGCGGAGCGCTGGATGGACTGGTCGCAAGGCACGCTCGAACCCGATCTGATGACCGGCCTGTTCTGGGCACTCGTGCGCACGCCCGAGGCTCAACGCGACTGGGCCCTCGTGCGCGACAAGGCTGCGCGTAGCTGGCGTCATCTTGGCGTCCTGGATCGCGTACTCGCGACGCAACCGTTTCTCGGCGGCGCAACGTTCGGCCTCGGCGACATTCCCGCCGGCGCGACGCTGTACCGCTATTTCACGCTCGACATCGAGCGTCCGCTGCTGCCGAACGTCGAAGCGTGGTATCGCCGTCTGCAGGAACGTCCCGCGTATCGCGAGCACGTGATGGTGTCTTACGAGGCACTGCGCGGACAACCCGGCTAA
- a CDS encoding glutamine amidotransferase, with protein MSTLRPILIVLHREQSSPGRIGRLLMQRGHALDIRRPPLGDRLPDTMAEHAGAVIFGGPMSANDSDAWIRKETDWIGVPLREEAPFLGVCLGAQMMIRHLGGQVVPNREGFFEIGYWPIQPTPAGRALCDWPERVYQWHREGFDSVAGLERLATSERFENQAVRYGRSAYGVQFHPEVSYQMMRRWSTAASHKLTLPGAQDLSTQQHEGFRHNRATAAWLSTFLDVWLASATTATTSTMHMRSSLGDVDEPPLDRLQHRLVST; from the coding sequence ATGTCCACGCTACGTCCGATCCTGATCGTCCTGCATCGCGAACAGTCGAGTCCGGGGCGCATCGGTCGGCTGCTGATGCAACGCGGCCATGCACTCGACATCCGCCGTCCGCCGCTCGGCGACCGTCTGCCCGACACCATGGCCGAGCATGCGGGCGCGGTGATTTTCGGCGGCCCGATGAGCGCGAACGATTCCGATGCATGGATCCGCAAGGAGACCGACTGGATCGGCGTGCCGCTGCGTGAAGAAGCGCCGTTCCTCGGCGTGTGTCTCGGCGCGCAGATGATGATCCGCCATCTCGGCGGACAGGTCGTGCCGAATCGCGAAGGCTTCTTCGAGATCGGCTACTGGCCGATCCAGCCGACGCCCGCAGGACGCGCGCTCTGCGACTGGCCGGAGCGCGTGTATCAGTGGCATCGGGAGGGGTTCGACAGTGTCGCCGGTCTCGAGCGGCTCGCGACGAGCGAGCGCTTCGAGAACCAGGCGGTGCGGTATGGGCGCAGCGCGTACGGCGTGCAGTTCCATCCCGAAGTGAGCTACCAGATGATGCGCCGCTGGAGCACGGCCGCGTCGCACAAGCTGACCCTGCCCGGTGCGCAGGATCTGTCGACGCAGCAGCACGAAGGCTTCCGCCACAACCGTGCGACAGCCGCATGGCTCAGCACGTTTCTCGACGTGTGGCTCGCATCTGCTACGACAGCGACAACATCAACTATGCATATGCGCTCCTCCCTCGGTGACGTTGATGAGCCCCCACTCGATCGCCTTCAGCACCGCCTCGTGTCGACGTGA
- a CDS encoding helix-turn-helix transcriptional regulator, whose protein sequence is MNGLDCMELLTPEDDEALCHRIGEATMNMGFEKVMFVVLPFQSASLDVAYVWTNCAPEWTYRYRQQSFDLLDPMLRHCFRSTVPFIWDATCFVTPAQRQLYDIARGHGMSSGVTLPVRGIKGELGMFTCATSDDIDTTRDRCANSLACLSLLRDIVTDTLARRAFDTRLNGVPRLSRREAECLKWHAAGKTSWEIGHILNVTESCINFHFTNIRRKFNVSRRHEAVLKAIEWGLINVTEGGAHMHS, encoded by the coding sequence ATGAATGGCCTGGATTGTATGGAGTTGCTGACGCCGGAAGATGACGAGGCGCTGTGCCATCGTATCGGCGAGGCAACCATGAACATGGGTTTCGAAAAGGTGATGTTCGTCGTGCTGCCGTTTCAGAGCGCATCGCTCGACGTCGCGTATGTGTGGACCAACTGCGCGCCCGAATGGACGTACCGCTATCGACAGCAGTCGTTCGATCTGCTCGATCCGATGCTCCGGCATTGCTTTCGATCGACGGTACCGTTCATCTGGGACGCGACCTGCTTCGTGACGCCGGCACAACGTCAGCTGTACGACATTGCACGCGGACACGGCATGTCGAGCGGTGTCACGCTGCCGGTGCGCGGCATCAAGGGCGAACTCGGCATGTTCACGTGCGCGACGAGCGACGATATCGATACGACGCGCGATCGTTGCGCGAACAGTCTCGCGTGTCTGTCGCTGCTGCGCGACATCGTCACCGATACGCTCGCGCGACGCGCATTCGACACACGGCTGAACGGCGTGCCGCGTCTGAGCCGCCGCGAAGCCGAGTGCCTGAAATGGCACGCGGCGGGCAAGACGTCGTGGGAGATCGGGCATATCCTCAACGTGACGGAGTCGTGCATCAATTTCCATTTCACGAACATCCGCCGCAAGTTCAACGTGTCACGTCGACACGAGGCGGTGCTGAAGGCGATCGAGTGGGGGCTCATCAACGTCACCGAGGGAGGAGCGCATATGCATAGTTGA
- a CDS encoding DHA2 family efflux MFS transporter permease subunit: protein MSGPTPAAGQAGQDFRPRSIVLTTLGLALAVFMQVLDGTIANVALPTIAGNLGVSTNQSAWVITTFSVSNAIALPLTGFLVKRFGQVRLFVCATLCFTFASLLCGLAQSLPALIAFRALQGAVAGPMIPTTQALMLSIYPPQKRGFALSMIAMVTVVAPIAGPLLGGWITESYSWQWAFLINVPIGIFACAVVQQQMQGRPETTVKSRVDYVGLAALVLGVGALQVVLDKGNDADWFNSTFIVWMSVVAAFGIAVFLIWELTEANPIVNLRLFKHRNFAAGTVTLVLAYSAFFAVNVIVPQWLQRTLGYTAFWAGLAAAPMGVIPVLLTPFMGKYAPRFNMRILVCCAFAILGSASFLRAQFLLDVDFQHIAMIQLLQGLGLALFIMPINSILLSDLKPDEIAAGSGLSTFLRTLGASFAVSITSFLWERRAVEHHARLTEDISVFDPVVRGWLRALGNGDPQRAYVLMDRMVDAQAYQISFNDVAFALGWVYVAVIAVVWLAKPPFGPRAAPSAAPAAARR from the coding sequence ATGAGCGGACCGACGCCGGCCGCGGGCCAGGCGGGCCAGGACTTCCGCCCGCGCAGCATCGTACTGACCACGCTCGGGCTCGCGCTCGCGGTGTTCATGCAGGTGCTCGACGGAACGATCGCGAACGTCGCGCTGCCGACGATCGCGGGCAATCTCGGCGTGAGCACGAACCAGAGCGCGTGGGTCATCACGACGTTTTCAGTGAGCAATGCGATCGCGTTGCCGTTGACCGGTTTTCTCGTGAAGCGCTTCGGTCAGGTGCGGCTGTTCGTATGCGCGACGCTGTGCTTCACGTTCGCGTCGCTGCTGTGCGGGCTCGCGCAGAGCTTGCCCGCGCTGATCGCATTCCGTGCGCTGCAGGGCGCAGTCGCCGGTCCGATGATTCCGACGACCCAGGCGCTGATGCTGTCGATCTACCCGCCGCAAAAGCGCGGTTTCGCGCTGTCGATGATCGCGATGGTCACGGTCGTCGCGCCGATCGCCGGGCCGTTGCTCGGCGGCTGGATTACCGAGAGCTATTCGTGGCAGTGGGCGTTCCTGATCAACGTGCCGATCGGTATTTTTGCGTGCGCGGTCGTGCAGCAACAGATGCAAGGGCGCCCCGAAACGACGGTGAAGTCGCGCGTCGATTACGTCGGGCTCGCCGCACTCGTGCTTGGCGTCGGCGCATTGCAGGTCGTGCTCGATAAAGGCAACGACGCGGACTGGTTCAACTCGACGTTCATCGTGTGGATGTCGGTGGTCGCGGCGTTCGGCATCGCCGTGTTCCTGATCTGGGAACTGACCGAGGCGAATCCGATCGTCAATCTGCGGCTCTTCAAGCATCGCAACTTCGCGGCCGGCACGGTCACGCTGGTGCTCGCGTATTCCGCGTTCTTCGCAGTCAACGTGATCGTGCCGCAATGGTTGCAGCGCACGCTCGGCTATACCGCGTTCTGGGCCGGTCTCGCCGCCGCGCCGATGGGCGTTATTCCCGTGCTGCTTACTCCATTCATGGGCAAGTACGCGCCGCGTTTCAACATGCGCATCCTGGTGTGCTGCGCGTTCGCGATTCTCGGCAGCGCATCGTTCCTGCGCGCGCAGTTCCTGCTCGACGTCGACTTCCAGCACATCGCGATGATCCAGCTGCTGCAGGGCCTCGGCCTGGCGCTCTTCATCATGCCGATCAACAGCATTCTGCTGTCCGATCTGAAGCCCGACGAGATCGCCGCGGGCTCCGGACTATCGACGTTTCTCCGCACGCTCGGCGCGAGCTTCGCGGTATCGATCACGTCGTTCCTGTGGGAGCGGCGCGCGGTCGAGCATCACGCGCGGCTCACCGAGGACATCAGCGTGTTCGATCCCGTCGTGCGCGGCTGGCTGCGCGCGCTCGGCAACGGCGACCCGCAGCGCGCGTACGTGTTGATGGACCGGATGGTCGACGCACAGGCCTATCAGATTTCGTTCAACGACGTCGCATTCGCGCTCGGCTGGGTTTACGTCGCGGTGATCGCGGTCGTCTGGCTTGCGAAGCCGCCGTTCGGACCACGCGCTGCACCTTCTGCTGCTCCCGCCGCTGCGCGGCGTTGA
- a CDS encoding HlyD family efflux transporter periplasmic adaptor subunit: protein MSNDKEAVQDLERPQASGGASTTARREPAAEQQNAPRAPEAPSVAPGAQGAPANSAKGTPGASTPPPPSKRRRVLLTLVVGAFAVGIVVWAGWYGLVGRWYEDTDNAYVQGNVVEISPQVQGTVVSIDADDGDLVHTGAALVRLDPSDSQVALSAAQADLASTVRKVRGLYSNERGLASTIDGAQAELDARRVALDKARADYERRRGLGRSGAISDEELAHAHDTLVSAQSAFAGAQSSLSTLTQQYQTSKALVDDTVVASHPDVEAAAARLRSAYLDNLRATLVAPVTGYVAKRTVQLSQRVAQGTPLMAVVPLREVWVDANFTEKQLEHMRIGQPVELRADLYGGSITYKGRVQSLGIGTGSAFSLLPAQNATGNWIKIVQRLPVRIEFTDPAQLDKHPLRVGLSMRASVNLHDQNGPMLARQSPQGPIFSTDVYRRQLQSADELIARVIQQNLPPSRVAATTPAAATRLQ, encoded by the coding sequence ATGAGCAACGATAAAGAAGCCGTTCAGGATCTCGAGCGCCCGCAGGCGTCTGGTGGTGCTTCAACTACCGCGCGTCGCGAGCCGGCTGCAGAGCAGCAGAATGCTCCGCGTGCGCCGGAAGCGCCCTCGGTTGCACCAGGCGCCCAGGGTGCACCCGCGAACAGCGCGAAAGGCACCCCCGGCGCATCGACTCCACCGCCCCCATCGAAACGCCGCCGCGTGCTGCTGACGCTCGTCGTCGGCGCGTTTGCGGTCGGCATTGTCGTGTGGGCCGGATGGTACGGGCTCGTCGGACGCTGGTACGAAGACACCGACAACGCATACGTACAGGGCAACGTGGTCGAGATCTCACCGCAGGTGCAGGGCACGGTCGTATCGATCGATGCGGACGACGGCGATCTCGTTCACACCGGCGCCGCGCTTGTGCGGCTCGATCCGAGCGACAGCCAGGTCGCGCTGTCCGCGGCGCAGGCCGATCTCGCAAGCACCGTGCGCAAGGTGCGCGGTCTGTACAGCAACGAACGCGGCCTCGCGAGCACGATCGACGGCGCGCAGGCGGAACTCGACGCACGCCGCGTCGCGCTCGACAAGGCGCGTGCCGACTACGAACGCCGTCGCGGCCTCGGCCGTTCCGGCGCGATCTCCGACGAAGAGCTCGCGCACGCACACGACACACTCGTCTCCGCACAGAGCGCATTCGCCGGCGCGCAAAGCTCGCTGTCCACGCTGACGCAGCAATATCAAACGAGCAAGGCGCTCGTCGACGATACGGTCGTCGCTTCGCATCCCGACGTCGAAGCGGCCGCCGCGCGGTTGCGCAGCGCGTACCTCGACAACCTGCGCGCGACGCTCGTCGCGCCGGTCACCGGTTACGTCGCGAAGCGCACCGTGCAGTTGAGCCAGCGCGTCGCGCAGGGCACGCCGTTGATGGCGGTGGTGCCGCTGCGCGAGGTGTGGGTCGATGCGAACTTCACCGAGAAGCAGCTCGAGCACATGCGCATCGGTCAGCCGGTCGAACTGCGCGCGGATCTGTACGGCGGCTCGATCACGTACAAGGGCCGCGTGCAGAGTCTCGGCATCGGCACCGGCAGCGCGTTTTCGCTGCTGCCCGCGCAGAACGCGACCGGCAACTGGATCAAGATCGTGCAGCGTCTGCCGGTGCGGATCGAATTCACCGACCCTGCGCAGCTCGACAAACATCCGCTGCGCGTCGGGCTGTCGATGCGCGCGTCGGTGAATCTGCACGACCAGAATGGCCCGATGCTCGCGCGTCAGTCGCCGCAGGGGCCGATCTTCAGCACGGACGTGTATCGCCGGCAGTTGCAGAGCGCCGATGAACTGATCGCGCGCGTGATTCAGCAGAACCTGCCGCCGAGTCGCGTCGCTGCTACTACGCCTGCCGCTGCAACGAGGCTGCAATGA
- a CDS encoding efflux transporter outer membrane subunit: protein MERQATQFDNHAIRIARGPSRVVSAVLLTFTLGACVNSAGLAPVGKLADPTALHATQSLAGTAATTWPAADWWTGLNDPQLNALIDEALAGNPDLASAEARARDAQAQVTAANARRMPTVTANGNFVGQRQSGTVFSEDEGGGFFYHTRELNLGFNWDLDLWGGRRAAWVAALGEARAAQVDAQAARIVLSVNVARAYANLHYAYAQQDVADAEFHRADDALDLTRQRVGRGLDNRAQLKQADSEVATAVQQQALAARAVDSARIALAVLLGAGPDRGLSIARPAALPVAALAVPAALPAELLGRRADIVAARWRVEAASKNIDSAKTDFLPNVSLAAMIGLATRGGASLFQAASREYRIAPAISLPLFDGGALRGNLAHRDAQYDLAVAQYNKTLIGALGEVTDALHGLRSLSLQVDAQQRALDAATEAWQLADQRYRAGVGSYLDALTVRQQLLDADRQMAALRAQQIDLSLQFVGALGGGFRPATDDTALAAASSSSSSRQ, encoded by the coding sequence ATGGAACGGCAGGCAACGCAGTTCGACAATCACGCGATACGCATCGCACGGGGGCCGTCGCGGGTGGTATCGGCGGTGCTGCTCACGTTCACGCTCGGCGCATGCGTGAACAGCGCCGGGCTCGCGCCGGTCGGCAAGCTCGCCGACCCGACGGCGTTGCACGCGACGCAAAGTCTCGCGGGCACCGCCGCGACGACATGGCCCGCCGCCGACTGGTGGACCGGTCTCAACGATCCTCAACTGAATGCGCTGATCGACGAAGCGCTTGCAGGCAATCCCGATCTCGCCAGCGCGGAAGCGCGTGCCCGCGATGCGCAGGCGCAGGTGACGGCCGCGAACGCGCGTCGCATGCCGACTGTCACCGCGAACGGCAACTTCGTCGGCCAGCGCCAATCGGGCACCGTGTTCAGCGAGGACGAGGGCGGCGGATTTTTCTATCACACGCGCGAACTCAATCTCGGCTTCAACTGGGATCTCGATCTGTGGGGCGGTCGCCGTGCCGCGTGGGTCGCCGCGCTCGGCGAAGCGCGTGCCGCGCAGGTCGATGCGCAGGCGGCGCGCATCGTGTTGTCGGTGAACGTCGCGCGCGCGTACGCGAATCTGCATTACGCGTACGCGCAGCAGGACGTCGCCGACGCGGAGTTTCATCGCGCGGACGATGCGCTCGATCTGACGCGTCAGCGCGTCGGTCGCGGCCTCGACAATCGCGCGCAGTTGAAGCAGGCCGACAGCGAGGTCGCAACCGCCGTGCAGCAACAGGCGTTGGCCGCGCGTGCAGTCGATAGCGCGCGTATCGCGCTGGCCGTGCTGCTCGGCGCAGGCCCCGACCGCGGACTGTCGATCGCACGGCCGGCTGCGTTACCGGTCGCCGCGCTCGCGGTGCCGGCCGCTCTGCCCGCCGAACTGCTCGGCCGTCGCGCCGATATCGTCGCCGCGCGCTGGCGTGTCGAGGCGGCGAGCAAAAACATCGACAGCGCGAAGACCGATTTCCTGCCGAACGTGAGCCTCGCCGCGATGATCGGCCTCGCGACGCGCGGCGGCGCGTCGCTGTTTCAGGCGGCGTCGCGCGAATACCGCATTGCGCCTGCAATCAGTCTGCCGCTGTTCGACGGCGGCGCATTGCGCGGCAACCTCGCGCATCGCGATGCGCAATACGACCTCGCGGTTGCGCAATACAACAAGACGCTGATCGGCGCGCTCGGCGAAGTGACCGATGCGCTGCACGGTCTGCGTTCGCTGTCGTTGCAAGTCGATGCGCAACAACGCGCGCTCGATGCCGCTACCGAAGCGTGGCAGCTCGCGGATCAACGGTATCGCGCGGGCGTCGGTAGCTATCTCGATGCACTGACTGTCCGTCAACAACTGCTCGACGCCGACCGTCAGATGGCCGCGCTGCGCGCACAGCAGATCGATTTGTCGTTGCAGTTCGTCGGTGCGTTGGGTGGCGGCTTCAGGCCCGCCACCGACGATACCGCGCTGGCTGCTGCGTCTTCCTCTTCATCTTCCCGTCAGTGA
- a CDS encoding AraC family transcriptional regulator codes for MSIASPVRAVSAVSDPSERADGPSLIAVWGEDQGSGEYRLGTREVDWHRHLRGQVFCVESGLAHVRTQHGSWLLPPHRAGWIPPGEQHKVSISGALSGWSVVISPDASRSLPEQPCVISISELMRALVRRTVSWADQDSLDVEQERMSVVLLDEMRRAPHEPLHLPMPADRRLLRIANAILGQPHDARRLEEWAEWAGLSPRTLTRLFVAETGCSFAQWRQQARLTRALERLARGESVANVADSLGYATPSNFIAMFRRCFGDSPAHYFAKRKPAP; via the coding sequence ATGTCGATTGCTTCGCCCGTCCGCGCGGTTTCAGCGGTGTCCGATCCGAGCGAACGCGCGGACGGTCCGTCACTGATCGCCGTATGGGGCGAAGACCAGGGCAGCGGCGAATACCGTCTCGGCACGCGTGAAGTCGACTGGCATCGGCACCTGCGCGGCCAGGTGTTCTGCGTCGAAAGCGGACTCGCGCACGTGCGGACCCAGCACGGTTCGTGGTTATTGCCGCCGCATCGTGCGGGCTGGATTCCGCCCGGCGAACAGCACAAGGTCAGCATCAGCGGCGCACTCAGCGGATGGAGCGTCGTGATCTCACCCGACGCAAGCCGCAGCCTCCCCGAGCAGCCGTGCGTGATCAGCATCAGCGAACTGATGCGCGCGCTGGTGCGACGCACGGTGTCGTGGGCCGACCAGGACAGTCTCGACGTCGAGCAGGAACGGATGAGCGTCGTGCTGCTCGACGAAATGCGTCGTGCGCCGCACGAGCCGCTGCATCTGCCGATGCCGGCGGATCGGCGTCTCTTGCGCATCGCGAATGCGATCCTCGGGCAGCCGCACGACGCTCGCCGGCTCGAAGAATGGGCCGAGTGGGCCGGCCTCTCGCCGCGCACACTCACGCGGCTGTTCGTCGCGGAAACGGGTTGCAGCTTCGCGCAATGGCGTCAGCAGGCGCGGCTCACGCGCGCGCTCGAACGTCTTGCGCGCGGCGAGAGCGTCGCGAACGTCGCCGACTCGCTCGGCTATGCGACACCGAGCAATTTCATCGCGATGTTTCGCCGCTGCTTCGGTGATTCGCCCGCGCATTACTTCGCGAAACGCAAACCGGCGCCGTGA
- a CDS encoding 3-deoxy-7-phosphoheptulonate synthase, with protein MKRLPSPVDIIETGPRDPRAARTVESGRAAVADALAGRSERLVAIVGPCSIHDPEAACDYAARLAYERMRYADDLEIVMRVYFEKPRTTIGWKGLINDPYLDGSHRVDIGLRTARAVLHDVNAIGVPTATEFLDPFTPCYLRDLVSWGAIGARTTESQTHREIASNLPMPVGFKNGTDGNVQIAVDAVRAASREQCFVTIDYHGVACAALSDGNPWSHVVLRGGRQPNYDAASVSAAWDLLAAANVSTRLVIDASHANSRRQYMNQIPVCEDIAMQIAGGDTRIAGVMIESNLLGGRQDHVSGGALEYGRSITDACLSWDDTVRTLDSLAQAVRMRRRIHAIDSTGEPAVAA; from the coding sequence ATGAAGCGACTGCCGTCTCCGGTCGACATCATCGAGACGGGGCCACGCGATCCGCGCGCTGCGCGAACGGTCGAGTCGGGTCGCGCGGCGGTCGCCGATGCGCTCGCTGGCCGCAGCGAACGACTGGTCGCGATCGTCGGCCCGTGTTCGATCCACGATCCCGAGGCCGCATGCGACTACGCAGCGCGACTCGCGTATGAACGCATGCGTTATGCGGACGACCTCGAAATCGTGATGCGCGTGTACTTCGAGAAGCCGCGCACAACGATCGGCTGGAAGGGCTTGATCAACGATCCGTATCTGGACGGCAGTCATCGCGTCGACATCGGTCTGCGCACCGCACGCGCGGTGCTGCACGACGTCAACGCGATCGGCGTGCCTACCGCGACCGAATTTCTCGATCCGTTTACGCCGTGCTATCTGCGCGATCTCGTGTCGTGGGGCGCCATCGGCGCGCGCACGACGGAATCGCAGACGCATCGCGAGATCGCGTCGAACCTGCCGATGCCGGTCGGTTTCAAGAACGGCACCGACGGCAACGTGCAGATCGCCGTCGATGCGGTGCGCGCCGCGTCGCGCGAACAATGCTTCGTGACGATCGACTATCACGGCGTCGCGTGCGCGGCGTTATCCGACGGCAATCCGTGGAGCCATGTCGTGTTGCGCGGCGGACGCCAGCCGAACTACGACGCGGCGAGCGTCTCGGCTGCGTGGGATCTGCTCGCGGCGGCGAACGTGTCGACGCGGCTCGTGATCGATGCGAGCCACGCGAACAGCCGGCGCCAGTACATGAACCAGATTCCGGTGTGCGAGGACATCGCCATGCAGATCGCGGGCGGCGATACGCGCATTGCGGGCGTGATGATCGAATCGAATCTGCTCGGCGGTCGTCAGGATCATGTGTCCGGCGGCGCGCTCGAGTATGGGCGCAGCATCACGGATGCGTGTCTGTCGTGGGACGACACGGTACGCACGCTCGATTCGCTTGCGCAGGCCGTGCGCATGCGGCGCCGGATTCACGCAATCGATTCGACGGGCGAGCCTGCGGTTGCTGCGTAG
- a CDS encoding acyl-CoA thioesterase has protein sequence MSKRHYETPIQVKYRDTDSMGHVSSPVYYDYLQHSYLSYMFDLLDLPRSEKLPHIMVKTQCEYLSPALFGDNLTVRSSVVKFGSKSFELEHVMERDDSTVVARGASTHVMFDYATNRTAIVPEDFKEKVLTFQGSL, from the coding sequence ATGTCGAAGCGCCACTACGAAACGCCGATACAGGTCAAATATCGCGACACGGACTCGATGGGGCACGTCAGCAGCCCCGTCTATTACGACTATCTGCAGCACTCGTATCTCAGCTACATGTTCGATCTGCTCGATCTGCCGCGCTCGGAAAAACTGCCGCACATCATGGTGAAAACCCAATGCGAATATCTGTCGCCCGCGCTGTTCGGCGACAACCTCACGGTGCGCTCCAGTGTCGTGAAGTTCGGCAGCAAGAGCTTCGAGCTCGAGCATGTAATGGAGCGAGACGACAGCACCGTCGTCGCGCGCGGCGCGTCGACGCACGTGATGTTCGACTACGCGACCAACCGCACAGCCATCGTGCCCGAGGATTTCAAGGAGAAGGTGCTGACCTTCCAGGGTTCGCTCTGA
- the pheA gene encoding prephenate dehydratase produces the protein MDDTSIAEREVAYLGPPGTYSEEAARACFGDAMRTRPCRSIDETFEAVAAGLVTHTVVPIENSTEGPVTRTLDLLFDTPASIVGETVLPVRHCLLCSDTASDGPNAHATFDTLECVLAHPQALAQCRAWLDAHAPRARRVEVSSNAEAARRAAGSAHHAAIASDAAARRYGLRIAAEAIQDVPSNCTRFIVLGHHTPEPTGFDRTSVAVQLEHRPGALARLLAPLERHGVSVLWMEARPQRETPWSYRFIVDLDGHCAQPAMAASLGAMRQAGESLRVLGSYPRARAGASIPAGVARCA, from the coding sequence GTGGACGATACGTCGATCGCGGAACGCGAAGTGGCTTACCTGGGACCGCCGGGCACGTACTCGGAAGAAGCGGCGCGCGCGTGCTTCGGCGATGCCATGCGCACGCGTCCGTGCCGCTCGATCGACGAGACGTTCGAAGCGGTCGCAGCCGGGCTCGTCACGCACACGGTCGTGCCGATCGAGAACTCGACCGAAGGACCGGTGACGCGCACGCTCGATCTGCTGTTCGATACGCCGGCGTCGATTGTCGGCGAGACGGTGCTGCCGGTGCGTCACTGTCTGCTGTGCTCGGACACCGCATCCGATGGGCCAAATGCGCACGCCACGTTCGATACGCTCGAATGCGTGCTTGCGCATCCGCAGGCGCTTGCGCAGTGTCGCGCGTGGCTCGATGCGCATGCGCCGCGTGCGCGTCGCGTCGAAGTGTCGAGCAACGCGGAAGCGGCACGACGCGCGGCCGGCAGCGCACATCACGCGGCAATCGCGAGCGATGCGGCCGCGCGCCGCTACGGCTTGCGCATCGCCGCCGAAGCGATCCAGGACGTGCCGTCGAACTGCACGCGCTTCATCGTGCTGGGCCACCACACGCCTGAACCGACCGGCTTCGACCGCACGAGTGTCGCCGTGCAGCTCGAACATCGGCCGGGCGCGCTCGCGCGATTGCTTGCGCCGCTCGAACGGCATGGCGTGTCCGTGCTGTGGATGGAAGCGCGGCCGCAGCGCGAAACGCCGTGGTCGTATCGCTTCATCGTCGATCTCGACGGCCATTGCGCGCAGCCCGCAATGGCCGCCTCGCTTGGCGCGATGCGGCAGGCTGGCGAATCGCTGCGCGTCCTCGGTTCCTACCCGCGTGCGCGTGCCGGCGCGTCGATCCCTGCTGGAGTGGCACGATGCGCGTAA
- a CDS encoding 2-hydroxycarboxylate transporter family protein, producing MLNYVGEKRPAHMERPRIIRESLGGTGDVAILTAVNRMELMPLAALR from the coding sequence TTGCTCAACTACGTCGGCGAAAAGCGGCCGGCCCACATGGAGCGGCCGCGGATAATTCGCGAAAGCCTCGGCGGCACCGGCGACGTTGCGATTCTCACGGCGGTCAACCGGATGGAGCTGATGCCGCTCGCGGCGTTGCGCTGA